Proteins found in one Acinetobacter sp. XH1741 genomic segment:
- a CDS encoding IS3-like element ISAba21 family transposase (programmed frameshift), whose product MSKKQKTYTAEFKVEAIKLIEANQGNVSETARQLGISMQTLSNWNNKAKTGTLAGTKQYSPDLNALLEENKKLKQQLKTAEMEREFPKKGSSVLCERKSVRYAYMKQQRYLFPISFMARLLHVSVSRFYDWLKRGMNKRLVQRNQQTILVKIAHEETKQSYGYIRLTKHLQAQGIKISTYAVRQIKKLNQLYCKRHKRFKRTTKSDHNRAIYANLLEQQFSMTKPNLAWSSDITYIWTAEGWLYLAAVKDLYTKQVVGYSLNERMTAQLVCNALTMAIRNQKPTKGLIIHSDRGSQYCSHEYRKILEKCDFQGSMSKRGDCYDNAPIESFWGILKNELVHHCNYKTRDEAKADITKYIVLFYNQRRIQKSLDFKTPNQIAENFYRLAA is encoded by the exons ATGAGCAAGAAACAGAAGACTTACACCGCAGAATTTAAAGTTGAAGCAATAAAATTGATTGAAGCCAATCAAGGCAATGTATCGGAAACAGCCAGACAACTTGGCATTTCAATGCAAACTCTTTCAAATTGGAATAATAAAGCAAAGACTGGCACCTTAGCAGGCACTAAACAATATTCACCTGATCTAAATGCCTTACTCGAAGAAAATAAAAAGCTCAAACAACAGCTCAAAACAGCTGAAATGGAACGTGAATTTC CTAAAAAAGGCAGCAGCGTACTTTGCGAAAGAAAGTCAGTAAGGTACGCCTATATGAAACAGCAAAGATATTTATTCCCGATTAGCTTTATGGCTAGATTACTTCACGTTTCAGTGTCACGATTTTATGATTGGCTAAAACGAGGCATGAATAAAAGATTGGTTCAGCGAAATCAACAGACAATTTTGGTCAAAATAGCTCATGAGGAAACTAAACAAAGCTATGGCTATATTCGATTAACTAAGCATTTACAAGCGCAAGGTATCAAAATCAGTACGTATGCTGTACGTCAAATAAAAAAGCTCAACCAGCTGTATTGTAAGCGTCATAAGCGTTTCAAAAGAACTACGAAGAGTGATCATAATCGAGCGATCTACGCAAATTTACTAGAGCAACAGTTTTCAATGACTAAGCCCAATCTTGCATGGTCAAGCGATATTACATACATTTGGACTGCTGAAGGTTGGTTATACTTGGCAGCAGTAAAAGACCTGTACACGAAACAAGTGGTTGGCTATAGCTTAAATGAGCGTATGACCGCACAACTTGTTTGCAATGCACTGACTATGGCGATTCGTAATCAAAAACCAACGAAAGGCTTAATTATTCATTCGGACAGAGGCAGCCAATATTGCAGCCATGAATATCGAAAGATACTGGAAAAATGTGATTTTCAAGGTTCAATGAGCAAACGTGGGGACTGTTACGATAATGCACCGATTGAAAGTTTCTGGGGCATACTCAAGAATGAATTAGTGCATCATTGCAACTATAAAACCAGAGATGAAGCTAAAGCAGATATTACAAAATACATTGTGTTATTTTATAATCAGCGAAGAATTCAAAAGAGTTTGGATTTTAAAACGCCAAATCAAATAGCAGAGAACTTTTATCGGTTAGCTGCCTAG